The following are from one region of the Papaver somniferum cultivar HN1 unplaced genomic scaffold, ASM357369v1 unplaced-scaffold_132, whole genome shotgun sequence genome:
- the LOC113332630 gene encoding transcription factor bHLH94-like has protein sequence MALEVFPQELFGYGFKDLYNLLGGGGGGGNSNFLSYDYGVEEDSKQEVIVSGSGGGGGGGGEIINHHHNKQEAADTNWDISSSSSLVRNVKELQETNSSSEIVNGDGSFLGFSSQQISEDPVSISTAAAATTDSSASGRRKRRRAKSNKNKEEVENQRMTHIAVERNRRRQMNEYLAVLRSLMPPSYVQRGDQASIIGGAINFVKELEQLLQSLESQKQAFKKSSSASASPSLEDANNTSNAGVTIPFADFFTYPQYSSHSSSNQSSNINSAGMGASNSSDSLSENHPRYGPIADIEVTMVESHANLKILTKRRPKQLLKMASGFQTLRLSILHLNVTTTVDQLVLYSLSVKVEEDCQLTSVDEIATAVYQMLGTIQDETCRLS, from the exons ATGGCGTTAGAAGTGTTTCCACAAGAACTTTTTGGGTATGGGTTTAAAGATTTATATAATTTGTTaggtggtggaggaggaggaggaaatagtaattttcttaGTTATGATTATGGTGTTGAAGAAGATAGTAAACAAGAAGTTATCGTCAGTggtagtggtggaggtggtggtggtggtggtgaaatcattaatcatcatcataataaaCAAGAAGCAGCAGATACTAATTGGGATATCTCATCATCAAGCAGTTTGGTGAGAAATGTCAAGGAATTACAAGAAACAAATTCATCATCAGAGATTGTGAATGGAGATGgtagttttttagggttttcttcacAACAAATTAGTGAAGATCCAGTTAGTatttctactgctgctgctgctactactgatTCATCAGCATCTGGCcgtaggaagagaagaagagcaAAGAGTAATAAAAACAAGGAAGAAGTTGAGAATCAAAGAATGACACACATTGCTGTTGAACGTAACAGGCGTCGACAAATGAATGAATATCTTGCTGTTCTTAGATCTTTGATGCCTCCTTCTTATGTTCAAAGG GGTGATCAAGCATCAATAATAGGGGGTGCAATAAATTTTGTGAAGGAATTAGAGCAACTTCTTCAATCACTAGAATCTCAAAAACAAGCATTCAAGAAATCGTCATCAGCATCTGCATCCCCATCCCTCGAAGATGCCAACAACACGAGTAATGCTGGTGTCACCATCCCCTTCGCCGACTTCTTTACATACCCGCAGTACTCTTCCCATTCATCCTCAAATCAATCCAGCAATATCAACTCAGCAGGGATGGGAGCAAGTAACAGTAGTGATTCATTATCTGAGAATCATCCTCGGTACGGTCCTATTGCGGATATTGAAGTAACAATGGTAGAAAGTCATGCCAACcttaaaatacttacaaagagaAGACCTAAACAGTTGTTGAAAATGGCATCAGGGTTTCAAACCTTAAGACTTAGTATCCTTCATCTCAATGTTACTACAACTGTTGATCAATTGGTTCTCTACTCTCTTAGTGTCAAG GTTGAAGAAGATTGTCAACTGACATCAGTAGATGAAATTGCTACCGCTGTTTATCAAATGCTAGGAACGATTCAAGATGAAACTTGCAGACTGAGTTGA